DNA sequence from the Daphnia pulex isolate KAP4 chromosome 8, ASM2113471v1 genome:
CTACAGGTTTGTCTGAATGCAAATATGTTGCAGTTTTAAGCAAAAAGTTAGAGAATCTATCACTTCGATTCCTTCGAGTCAACGCCCGACTTGACACGtgaatttcttccttttgaattttgattatggAATGAATTATGGTCTTTAGGTAAAATCTATTGCCCCCCAGAATCTGGGGGGTAATAGCATTTCAGGCTATTGCCCCCCAGATAGGCAATACCCCCATCTAGCGGTGGGCTAAATGAACTGCAGCTATTCCCGTAGATAGTTTTGACGTTTGTTAGTCCTGATTTGTCCTGATTGCTGTGGTAAACTGTTATAGTAGTAGTAAATGACTAAATGAATGAACTCCCGttactaatttctttttctacataGGTGCTCTCTGTACGAttattttcgtctttttacttttttggcaGTTTTTACGGCAGCACTGACGAAACGTAAATGTAAATCCGCGTATACGACTATTTATTTAATGTAACCATTTGTAACAGCAATCAGGACGAATCAGGACTTACAAACGTCAAAATTAACTAAGGGAATTGCTGCAGTTCATTTAGCCCACCGCTAGATGGGGGTATTGCCTATCTGGGGGGCAATAGCCTGAAAAGCTATTACCCCCCAGATTCTGGGGGGCAATAGGCGCGACCTTATGGATATGCAGAGTGAGAGCAGACGGCAACTTCACTTCCGTAAGCGATGCTGCCAATTTTTGAATCTTGATCGTCGTATAAGCAACTTGATCTCGGTCGTCTGGACGAACCCTACCGACTCTCATGGGTACGACATTTAGACGGTAGGGTTCGTCCAGACGACCATAGGCACGGTAGCGCTCATGGTGGCAGAGGGCTACAACACACTGTCCTACAACATACTGTCAATATAAACAAAGCACTGAAAGCAGTTCAAAAGTGTCaattcaggtttattgcaggTTTAGTGCCGTTTCTCACAGTCACAGTGTGTCAGGTAGAGATTTGATGAAAGATTCTCTGACCAGGCATCGAGCCAGAACCAAagccgataaaagaaaaaatgatgctTTATAACAGGAACCTAAACGTTCAGGTAACTTCTTGACCGTAATTTTGGCAGAGGCAGAGGCCGAGTTACCCAGTCTGATGAAGTTGTAGCAGTTTCTAATCAAGAAACTGCTAGTGAAATAACTCCCAGTCTAATGGTAAGTTTATCAATATTTGTGTTCAAGTTtacgattaaaaaatgttccattgtTTACAGAAAGAAGTGGTGTACAGGATATCATTCATTCAGTCGAACTGGAAAAGACATCATTGAAGCAAGCATTTCACAATTTAACAAGTAGAAAAAGGAAGCAATCAAGAAAGCGAGTGGAAAACTCGCatgaaagacaaagaagatgcTTGGGATTCCAAGAGAGATGCTGTCTTTCAAAACTACATTAGCTCCCGTTCCTACAGTGCAAGTAAATGTGGTGTATGTGAAAAAGTCACTAATCCTGTACATCACTGTTGAAGGTAATAGCGGtttcttgaattatttatgtagattaataattatcttgTTTTATAGTGTCCCTTCCTGTCCAGAATGCAAAAGCCCTCATTCGTGTACTACGAAACCTGGTTCAAGAGACGTAACCGTAGTTACAGCCAATGGTAAATGAGGGCAACTTCACGGAGGACAACCGATTACCAGGATTACATCGACGAAGACACAGCCAATTATCAAGACTAcgctgatgaagaaaatgaagaaaaaaactgttatCCATCGTTTAAAACGCTCACATATATTGTCATGCAAATCTTGTAATCACATTTGAAATACAGCTATTGTTTGAAGGGAATAAAAGTATAATAATgagctttttgatttgtttcatgaACATTATTCGTCACCTTATAGGCATATCCGAGtgtgcgtgaaaataaaattgtttgcagTTAGTTATCCATGCGTATGTTCATAATAGACTTAAtctgactttaaatttttattcagcgtaaaaagttgagtcagaggtgtaattttcatttatattggtggtcagccgcatagtagcgtgcgtgaaactaaaaaaaatcgttcgcAGTTAATTACCCatgcgtgtgtttattttaggcttattctgacctgatattccgattcagcgtaaaaaattgattaagagttgtatttttcattcatattgGTGATAGCCTGCGGGAGTTATTGGTttacgacactttttttttatggaaaaaagcGCAGTAAGTCGCTTACCGTAACAGGGCGgacttttttcagaaaaaaattagatcgCAAAAAACTAAATCCCTCAGGCTAGtaccaaaatgaatgaaattaacaACTATAACTCAACTTTTGACGCTGAATCGGAATATCAGGTCAGAATAAGCCTTAAATAAACACACGAATGTGTATTGAACTGCaaacgaatttttactttcacgCTACTCGCTAGGCAGCTGAACCACGAAgattaatgaaaattacaactctAACTCAAATTTTTATGCTGAATCGGAATATCAGGTGAAAATAagcctaaaataaacacacgcatGTGTAATTAACTCGGTAATTAActgcgaacgaattttttttagtttcacgcacgctactatgcggctgcccactaaaatgaatgaaaattacaactctaattcaaatttttacgcAGAATCGAAATATGAAGTCAGACTAAGTATAACATCAACACGCGAATGTATAATTTACTgcgaaagaattttattttcacgcagaCTCGGAAAGGCATATAAGGATGACGAATAATGttgatgaaacaaatcaaaaagctcGTAAGAATACTTTTATTCCCTTCAAACAATAGCTctatttcaaatgtaattacAAGATTTGCATAAATATATGTGAGCGTTTTAAACGATGGATAATAATTgttgtcttcattttcttcatcagcgTAGTCTTGATAATTGGCTGTGTCTTCGTCGATGTAATCCTGGTAATCGGTTGTCCTCCGTGAAGTTGCCTTCATTTACCATTGGCTGTAACTACGGTTACGTCTCTTGAACCAGGTTTCGTAGTACACGAATGAGGGCTTTTGCATTCTGGACAGGAAGGGACACTATAAAAcaagataattattaatctacataaataattcaagaaaCCGCTATTACCTTCAACAGTGATGTACAGGATTAGTGACTTTTTCACATACACCACATTTACTTGCACTGTAGGAACGGGAGCTAATGTAGTTTTGAAAGACAGCATCTCTCTTGGAATCCCAAgcatcttctttgtctttcatGCGAGTTTTCCACTCGCTTTCTTGATTGCTTCCTTTTTCTACTTGTTAAATTGTGAAATGCTTGCTTCAATGATGTCTTTTCCAGTTCGACTGAATGAATGATATCCTGTACACCACTTCTTTCTGTAAacaatggaacattttttaatcgtaAACTTGAACACAAATATTGATAAACTTACCATTAGACTGGGAGTTATTTCACTAGCAGTTTCTTGATTAGAAACTGCTACAACTTCATCAGACTGGGCACAGACTAAGAGGGTAAAGACTACGAACGGCTATAAACCCCTTGAAGCGATGCGCGTCCTATGCCGTATGGTGGCGCGTCGAGCACACTCTACCaaagccattatttttcctttttccctactgatatgagtcttcacacaccgtaaatttgtaagtgaaccattaacatttcaatagtgaatttttgtgtaaatatagCTTAGATATCCCCCATGTtgtgtgaattttttcaaatttctatgtGATCTCTAGACACAATCTATAAATTCCTTTATTAAACCCcctttttgcccattttcagGGCCAGGAAACAgcgtttcacgattttcaggCCCATTTCAGAAAATCTTGAAACGCTGTTTCCTGGGCttgaaaatgggcaaaaaggGGGTTTAATAAAGGAATTTATAGATTGTGTCTAGAGATcacatagaaatttaaaaaaattcacacaacATGGTGGATATCTAAGctatatttacacaaaaattcactattgaaatgttaatggttcacttacaaatttacggtgtgtgaagactcatatcagtagggaaaaaggaaaaataatggctttGGTAGAGTGTGCTCGACGCGCCACCATACGGCATAGGACGAGCATCGCTTCAAGCATTCCTCTTAGCCCTATCCCCGATCGTAGTCTTTaccctcttagtctgtggACTGGGTAACTCGGCCTCTGCCTCTGCCAAAATTACGGTCAAGAAGTTACCTGAACGTTTAGGTTCCTGTTATAAagcatcattttttcttttatcggctTTGGTTCTGGCTCGATGCCTGGTCAGAGAATCTTTCATCAAATCTCTACCTGACATACTGTGACTGTGAGAAACGGCACTAAAcctgcaataaacctgaattGACACTTTTGAACTGCTTTGTTTATATTGACAGTATGTTGTAGGACAGTGTGTTGTAGCCCTCTGCCACCACGAGCGCTACCGTGCCTATGGTCGTCTGGACGAACCCTACCGTCTAAATGTCGTACCCATGAGAGTCGGTAGGGTTCGTCCAGACGACCGAGATCAAGTTGCGTATAAGAGGAGAAGGTTTACGGCGGATGGCAACGTCGTATTTACAGCCAAAATGTAAATAGAAACAGTTTAGGCGGATCCTGGTTGATGATGAATTGGATTTGCCAATGAGaaaatgtattgaaataagaaacatGGAAGGTTTCGTGGAGTGGTATCTAAACTACTCTCATACTTCGCTGGGACCGCTTTACATAACCGAGTCAACGCTCAACGGTAATAGTAGGCGATCCACACAGTACCAGTGTACCTACGTACGGCGACTCGTAAAAGTCCTGTTCGGAGAGAAGAGATAAACGAACTAGACGTCTGGTTTTTACAGGTCACGATCGTCGATCGACAATAGACATTCATAGCAAAAGGACGCCTAAAAGATCGGGACTAGATGCCTAATTCACGTcggttgtttacttttttaggGGTCATGTTAGTGAGATACAATGAGATTCAATAAGAATCGTTATCTAATttgatctttaaaaaatactgcATCCTTCTTTCAATCGAGTAATAATCGAGCTAACAAACTAGTTGTAAGAGGCGgcattaaaataataatttttcaagcTATTCGATTAATTTTTCGAATTAGCtcttgtaatatttatttgcAGACCCGCATATGCGAGAGTTGTCAGATTTTTGTCAGGCATACAAAGAAGACAGCATATGGTCGGCTATTTCAAGCTGGAATAatacaaaatcaatcaattctaCTATACTGCCAcgaatgatttaaaaatattgtttcaaTGTAAATAATTAGTCTTCTTATCGAAGAGCACGATAGACCATGCTCGCTTGCGGAACCAAGTGTTCAGGAAtctggattttaaaaaatatttttagcttaatgataactttttttttaagaaacaatAACCCACTTTAGCTCCAATTCGTGAGAGGTAACGGTTGCGCATAGCGAAATCGGATCGAGGTTGCAACAGGTCATACGGAGTGACGTCCGACATGGAACCAGAGGCGAAAAATTTTTCACGTTCCAAGTTTTCTTTGGACCTAAAAACGTAAAGTCGTTAGGTGATTTGATTACAGTACAGTTGCTTTATTTATAGGTAACCAGGAAAACACATACATGAGCTCTCGTTCATGTTTGTCTCTTTCAGCTACTGACATATTCAGAAGACCTCCACGGCTTGCGTTCATCACCCAGATCAAAACTGTGGCTACCAAAGACACTGCAAACGAGGAaagtaaattaataaaaaaataaattaatgtttGACGAAGGAGTAATCAGGGTAAAACAGAAGCCAAACTTACAGCATAaccaagccaaaaagaaaacttcaaGAACGAGGTAGCCTTGGTCATCGACAATTCGTCCAGCCATCATGGTCACCACTGCCATTCCTAAATTCTGAACAGCTTGCATgctgaaagataaaaaaaaaaaaaaatggggtcTCTGATGGAATGATGTAATAAGAGTTAACTCACATTCCATAAGCTGTTCCTAATTGGTATTCAGGTACAACTAAAGCCACCATGGGCCACAAGGCACTAGCTAGCATGGAATACGAGAACCCCATTGTAACCTGtagataaaagagaaaaagcaaaaatttaattttcaaaatttaaatacattttatagacaaaaaattaccattcCAACGTAAGGATTGACGAAGGTAAACGTGAGCAAGGCGTGGCTCCCAATGGTGAAAACAATGGCAAGGAAAACCCACAAGATGTTGCGACCCACCTTATCCACTAAAATGCCGAAAAAAGGCGAGGCAACCGCTGATATGACGTAGACAATTGAGTTTACTGCATTAGCGTTGCTAGGAGAGAAGTCAAACTTGCGTTCAAAAAACACTCTGAGCacaaagacaaaaatattctTAATAAGTTTACGGTGTAAGTTTAAACTCGTAACTATAACTCACTGTCCAAGTCCAATAAATGGGAATATGGCAACGTAATAAGCCACGCAAATGACTGACATTAGCCAAAACGTTGCCGGGAAGTCTTTGACATCACTAAAACGAATTACTTCACCAGCCTGTCCGGTCTTTTTTAATATGCGATTAGCGCGTTTATCCAAATAGCCAAGTATAAGTCCGCTCAACAGTGACATCACACAAGAGGCCGaagctaaataaaataaataggcgaattatttaaaaagaaaataaatgtttaaaaatgattgattATACCTATCATTAGAACCACTCCTGTGCACAAATAACCGGTGTAAAACTGAGAAACGTGTTTATATAAGGGTCCCATAACGTTGAAATTTACGGTCGAGCCAAGTCGGGCAAAGCTCAATTGCAAACCGAACACCATGTTTAGTTCTTTCCCCTTGAACCATGAAACGGCATAAGTGTTTTGAGCGACAGCCAGTGATTCACCTCCAATACTAATTTAAAAGGGGTTTGTTTATAATGTTATTTGGcgtttttctatatttattacCCGAAAATTAGGCGGCCCATTTCCATCAACCAAAATTTGTTCAGTATACCACCTAAGGCAAATGTCAGTTGTCCTAATAACACCAATGTAGCAAATATAATGGTTCCTAACTGCATGCCAAACACTctataacaatttttaaattagctcATAGTTCCAGATactttttaatgaattttaccTATCCAATAAAAATCCACCAATAAAACAAAGTATCACATTAGGCCAGGAGTACCAGGCGTAAAGATTGGCAAATTGGGCAGTATTTATACCCATGTCTGACTTGAGGTTGTCCTGCAGCGCACCTAAGAATTAACCTGAATTACATTTTCCCACCTAAACTACCacaaaacaattgattacCTGGGTTGTCATAGCAAAATGTTGAACCAAATCCAAGAagacacattaaaaaaagtgcAATAAATCTGTGTGGCATTCTTCGAGGGTCGCAAAATGGGCTGGCTCCACATCCTGAGAGTTGGATTTCCACATCTGTATCATCATCACCAACTTCATTGGGATGACTGGGTGCGGATGATTCATTAACCGTTTCTGATCCTTCTTCTTTGACATCTCCAGGAACTTCGTTTTCTAATATTGGTAGGATTTCGTCGTCTGAAGCCATGACTTAGAAATGCAAATTTACAGAGCGAAACTACTACATAAATGACAAAAATCTGTTCAAGCTTCCGTTCTCCAAGATCAGATTAGTCACAACTGATTTCGACCCAGTATGCAAGATTTACCAACAAGGGGCGTGAATTTCATGGATTTCGTCTGCTCTTCACAGCTCTTCAGGACGACACCGCCCGATTTAATCAAATGCAAACCAATGCGCGtcctgaaaatgaaaataatttccgaattttccaaaatttcacaATTCATTCTATatcattaataaaatatttttgaaagttttatACTCTATCTTGCagtacttaattttttaaattaaatgaattattttttctaattttttttattacatgaaCGAGTTGACAACTACGTTA
Encoded proteins:
- the LOC124200194 gene encoding major facilitator superfamily domain-containing protein 1-like, producing MASDDEILPILENEVPGDVKEEGSETVNESSAPSHPNEVGDDDTDVEIQLSGCGASPFCDPRRMPHRFIALFLMCLLGFGSTFCYDNPGALQDNLKSDMGINTAQFANLYAWYSWPNVILCFIGGFLLDRVFGMQLGTIIFATLVLLGQLTFALGGILNKFWLMEMGRLIFGIGGESLAVAQNTYAVSWFKGKELNMVFGLQLSFARLGSTVNFNVMGPLYKHVSQFYTGYLCTGVVLMIASASCVMSLLSGLILGYLDKRANRILKKTGQAGEVIRFSDVKDFPATFWLMSVICVAYYVAIFPFIGLGQVFFERKFDFSPSNANAVNSIVYVISAVASPFFGILVDKVGRNILWVFLAIVFTIGSHALLTFTFVNPYVGMVTMGFSYSMLASALWPMVALVVPEYQLGTAYGIMQAVQNLGMAVVTMMAGRIVDDQGYLVLEVFFLAWLCLSLVATVLIWVMNASRGGLLNMSVAERDKHERELMSKENLEREKFFASGSMSDVTPYDLLQPRSDFAMRNRYLSRIGAKIPEHLVPQASMVYRALR